A part of Tardiphaga sp. vice304 genomic DNA contains:
- a CDS encoding anti-sigma factor family protein, whose translation MTEPRMPVTEDELHAYVDNELPAERRGEVEAWLAAHPDDAARVQSWRAMAELLHARYDAVADESVPARLEIDRLVRQPRSFLIGAVAATLLAFVVGGSVGWLAHGAAAAPSVFQNFTLDALGAHRLYVVEVRHPVEVAGSERAHLQQWLSKRVGYAVKAPELDGTGLKLVGGRLLPGPEAPAAFFMYESPTGERYTLYTSRAATDTTQMRYASQDKDGALFWADKGVGYVVSGPTDKDRLNQVARLVYDQTEKTGG comes from the coding sequence ATGACCGAACCCCGCATGCCCGTCACCGAAGACGAACTGCACGCCTACGTCGATAATGAGTTGCCGGCGGAGCGCCGCGGCGAGGTCGAGGCGTGGCTCGCTGCGCATCCCGACGATGCCGCGCGGGTGCAGTCGTGGCGCGCAATGGCCGAGCTGCTGCATGCGCGCTACGACGCCGTCGCCGACGAGAGCGTGCCGGCCCGACTGGAGATCGACCGGCTGGTGCGGCAGCCACGGTCATTTCTGATCGGCGCGGTGGCCGCGACGTTGCTGGCCTTCGTGGTCGGCGGCAGCGTCGGCTGGCTGGCGCATGGCGCCGCAGCCGCGCCCTCGGTGTTCCAGAACTTCACGCTCGATGCGCTTGGCGCACACCGGCTCTACGTCGTCGAAGTGCGCCATCCCGTGGAAGTCGCGGGCTCCGAGCGCGCGCATCTGCAGCAGTGGCTGTCGAAGCGCGTCGGCTACGCGGTCAAGGCACCGGAGCTCGATGGCACCGGGCTGAAGCTGGTCGGCGGCCGGCTGCTGCCCGGCCCGGAAGCGCCGGCGGCGTTCTTCATGTATGAAAGCCCGACCGGCGAACGCTACACGCTCTACACGTCCCGCGCGGCAACCGACACCACCCAGATGCGCTATGCCTCGCAGGACAAGGACGGCGCACTGTTCTGGGCCGACAAAGGCGTCGGCTACGTCGTGAGCGGCCCGACCGACAAGGACCGGCTCAACCAGGTGGCGCGGCTGGTCTATGACCAGACGGAGAAGACGGGCGGATAG
- a CDS encoding GatB/YqeY domain-containing protein, whose protein sequence is MTLRDNINNAVKDAMRAKDERKLSTLRMVNSTIKNADIEARGQSKPPLSDGDLLSVLQKMIKQRQESVELYEKGGRAELAEQERAEIAVISAYLPQQMSEDDVKAVISAEIAASGAAGIKDMGKVIAALKAKYAGQMDFGKASGLVKAALTS, encoded by the coding sequence ATGACGCTGCGCGACAACATCAACAATGCGGTCAAGGATGCGATGCGCGCCAAGGATGAGCGCAAGCTCTCTACGCTGCGGATGGTCAATTCGACGATCAAGAACGCCGATATCGAAGCCCGCGGCCAAAGCAAGCCGCCTCTGTCCGATGGCGACCTGCTCAGCGTGCTGCAGAAGATGATCAAGCAGCGCCAGGAATCCGTCGAACTGTACGAAAAGGGCGGCCGCGCCGAACTGGCCGAGCAGGAGCGCGCCGAGATCGCCGTGATCTCCGCCTATCTGCCGCAGCAGATGTCGGAGGACGACGTCAAGGCGGTGATCTCGGCCGAAATCGCGGCTTCGGGCGCTGCGGGTATCAAGGACATGGGCAAGGTGATCGCCGCGCTGAAGGCGAAATATGCCGGCCAGATGGATTTCGGCAAAGCCTCGGGCCTGGTCAAGGCCGCGCTGACGAGCTGA